DNA sequence from the Oncorhynchus mykiss isolate Arlee unplaced genomic scaffold, USDA_OmykA_1.1 un_scaffold_349, whole genome shotgun sequence genome:
AATCTCTTTCCCTTGGCAGTTACAATATCAAACAGGTATCCCAAACTGTCCTCATTCATATAATGGATTGCGGCAGCTGGGTTGGTGTGTATGTTTGTCCTCATTCGTAGAAGCTCTATCACTTTACCATGTGGTGGGGACATTTCCAAACTGAGGAAGGCAGTTCCCCACCATGAGCCTTTTATCAGCTCTACAATAAAACACAGCTCGTCCACTATTTGTGTCATAGCAAAGCATTTGGGGTTATGAGCCATCCACCTGGGTCTACGTAGCAAGTGTCCTTCGCCCAGTTTACGCACCAGAACTTTCATAATGTCAATAGGAGTTGAAAATAGACCTTGTACCATATCGGTACAGATGTACCTGCCTCGACTAATAACAACAGTAAAGGTCCTGACTGAATCCTGTGTCTTCACCATAATCGAACACACTCCTCCTTGCATGCCACCAAAGTGTGCTGCGACGACAATGTCCCCTTTGCGACTGTTAGCTGTATCCATGAATGTGACaatctgctcttcagagactgaTCCCCACCAGCGCTCCCCCAGCCATTCTAGGAAGGAATGCCATGATTTGTTCAGTATAGACCAGCTAAGCATGCTTTCCATCGAATGTTGCTTTCTCAAATCTTCCACAGCTGGAAGCGAGTCGTGACCATCTTCACAGCAAACCTGTACCTCGCCACCCTCTTCGTTGTAGCCTTCATTGCTGTCCACCACCTCGTCATCGTCAACCTCTTCATCGTACACGTCTTCACCGTCCACCACCTCGTCATCGTAAACCTCTTCATCGTACACGTCGTCACAGTCCACCAACTCGTCATCATCCACTTCTTCACATTCCATGACAGCGCCGGTGTCAACCTCTTCACCACAGACCTCTTCACAGTAGACCACCTCTTCGTCGTCAACCTGTTCACAGTAGAGATGTTCACTGTCGACGTCTTGGATGTGGACCTCGTAGTCTGAGTCCTCGGAATCGTAAATGTCGTAGTCCACAAGACTATCGGTTGAACGATAATGGGGACTAGTTTCAGCCTCCTCGTCTCTGGTATCCTCCATGTCAGCACCGGGAGTATTTCGGATATGTGTATAGTCCTCTTGACAATAGTCCTGATAATCATCACACATCCAATCCTCGTAGTCACTTGACATGGCCGCTCCCGAACTGCTTTCGGAATCAGATGATTTGGAGCCTGAGGACCTAACTGCTTGTGGTATATGTGGTATATTCCCAATCTCATAACCCTGGCAGTAACCGTAACAAGAGTGAGTCTGAGGCCTCTTGACACAAACAACTGTCTCATAATGGTTCTGACTATTCTCCAAATATATACCCTGCCTAGAGACCTGTAAACCGTTAGATCTGTATTCAATCCAACGGTtggtatagtatgtatatatgcTCACACCCAACATGTCTGCTGCAGCTTGAATCTCCACTTCGGTCGCCCAACTACCTAGACAGTCCATTTTAGATTTCGTAATGTACTCTGACACTGAACGGTAACACACTCTCAGGATGGTCCTATACGTATGTTGTTTGCTCTGTAGCTGCTGCACCACAGCATTTCGAATTGGCTCATGGTACTCCTCTGTACCGCATAGTGCTTCACTGACCGCTCTGAAGAAACAATTTCCGTCACCTTTTATTTTCACATTCTTACACGGAGCACCTAACACACCAGACGCAGTATGACTGAGAGACCTCTTCTTGCACTGCACCTTCAGCCTAGTGCACAGCAACTGGGCATCTTcaactgtaacagggttgaactGCAGCTCTCTGCATGTGctgccactaacaaagtcaatGTCTGAGTCGTCGCTACTGTCATTGTCATTTGCTGTATTACAATATCTGAGTGTATAGCAAGACTCTGATTTCCCATGTGCCATTATACACTCTTTTCTGCTTCTTGAGAGACATCCGTATAGTCATTAATATATCGCTTTGGCCCCTATTGTCAGAGACCCACAGCTCTGCAGACTGAGTCATGATAGGGCGGGCCTAAGGAAAGCGTCATAAGTTACACAGAGCTTGACAGAAGCCACAGGAGCCCATAAGGCTTCCAGGCTTGCTCACTGTGAGGGCTTGGGTAGCCATGTTATAGTTTATAATGCTGTTGAATGCAAGTAAAAATAAAGTATGCTCAGACAAGCAACTGTCAAGTGTAACCACTGTACTTTATTGACAAAAGAGGTCCACATCACCATAGTACCAAATTAATACAATATACCATTTCAACTGATAATTACATCTCCCCCATACTTTCTCGGAGCAGTGTCAGATTCAGTGAGACCGAAGCCGGGTCCATCATCCTCACACCTTCAGTCTTCAGTACACTGAGACCCAGGGAATGTAGTCTGGCACCAGTGTTCACGTTGTATCCGGTACAGTCCACAGGACAGGCTGCGTAGTAAGGCCGATCTACCACGGCTGTTCCGGGCCCATCCATGTCTCTTCCAGATGCACAGTTCAACAAGATCTGTACACCTGCCTTGTATTGTGATCCGCTAGGCATTAGAGAGTGAATAGACGTTGTCTTCCAGTTAAACACCACAGAGAACACTGAGACGTCAGGCTTTCCTTTTCCGTAGTAGTGCACTAGAGTGATAGGCAGACATTTACCATCAAGTTTATACACTTGGTATTGTTTCATCAATGTCACTCGGTAAGTAACGTTCCAGATGTCAAATTGCCTACAAATGTTCCTGTAGCAATAACCTTTCTCTACCCCAATGAGGTCAGGCATAGAGTGGTCATCCGAACCACCTTGGATAGAGCGGGCCACTCTAGATCTCCCTTGTAATCCGGGTCTGTCAAACTCAGGGCCTCCGTTCACAAACTCAGGGCCTCCGTTCACAACCCCATTTTCTCCGTCAAACTCAGGTCCCCCATCCATACCACGATATTCTCCGTCAAGGTCAAGTCCCCCATCCACACCCAGGTACTCTTCTTCAAGCACAGGTCCATCACTGATTGCACTGTGCTTTTCGTACAGATGCACACATAGAGACAAGTGGATTGTTGCAACGAAGATGAACAGGTTACCCATAATAGTCGTACTTGTTATAGCTTCCCCAGTGTTGATAAATGTAAACTCTTGTAACAACCCAAACGGACTTATAAGTACTTCCCTGTATTAGTACGTTGGCTAGAACATCAACTGTTGGATAACTGATACGTGGTTTGCTACACTACTGATAGCTGGATCTATTGTCACAGCCTCCAAATTCCACGGACAGGATACAACATCAAGTTTTGGATAACTGAGAGGTTGTGGTTGACACTCACAGATTCAACATTCCGGGCAAGGGCCCTGTGTGCGAAGTGACAGGCTGTCCCCCCGTACTGCCCTTGGGCCCCTTGTGAGTTTGGGTATTGATTCTAAAAACGCCCCCCCTACTACTACACTACCTTCCCTTGTTTGTGGATATTGTGGCTTTTGGGTATGGTTGTTGTTACATAATAATTATCCCTCCCGTTGTCCTCCTATTATGCCTAGCACACAGTGTCCCCACCGGGTCACCCTGTCCCGTCTTGGCTAAAGGCCCAGTGGGCACAAGTTTGACAGTATGCGTGTGAACagcctttgcagatgtatttgttACACCTGCAGCACGCGGTGTAGGTCTTGGCGTCCTTCTTGGGTGGGCAGAGCTGACACCTCTTCCTCTTACTCGCCACCGGCGGGGCGGCGGCGGCCGGGCCAGCGGCTTGCTCCCGGGCTGGCGGACGAGCCTCGGCGGTGGCACTCTGTAGGACTTTGACAAGTGCGGACGCGGCTTGGGTGCGGGGGAGCCGCTGCCTTCTTTGTATCAAGGGCTTCACGAGTGCCTTTccgagctgctccaggaacaccctcctcttgttccgcttCCCAGGCATCCAGTCGGGCTTGATCTCTCGCCATATGACAAAGGCGTTGTAGGAGGACACGTCGAGGATGttgtggaagatgaccaggggccagcgggcggTCATCCGTCTGCAGCTGTAGGTCCCGACCACCTTGTCTAGGTTGTCCACGCCGCCCTTGTTGCAGTTGTAGTCTAGGATGAGGGCCGGCTTCCGGTCGCGGCGATCGCTAACGTCGGGCTCCGCGTGCAGCGTGCTCAGAAGTAGCACGTTCTTATTTCTCTTTGCCAGGTAGGACACTAGAGTGGCGGTGGGCGTGAAGGCGAACCTGGAGGACAGGACCTGTCTGCCCTTTGACTGGAGCAGCGCGGGCGGGAGCTCGGCCTTGTTCTTTCTCACCGTGCCCACCATGGTGAGGTTCCTCTCGAGGAGCCGCTGGCCCAGTTCGTAggaggtgaagaaattgtcacacgTGACGTTGTGACCGCCCGGCAGTCCCTCGGTCAGATCGAGGACGACGCGGGCGCCCTGGTTCTTCTCGGGGCCTCCGCCGGCCGCCTTGCCGgtgtagacttgcatcttccaagcgtaGCTGGACTTGGCGTCGCAGGCCACCCACGACTTGATGCCGTATTTGGCCGGCTTGCTGGGAATGTACTGTCGGAAAGGACAGCGTCCTTTCGGTggtgagaagggaggggagaggagattagCAGCGTCATCGTTAAAGCGGGGACACTGCGTTTAtgttacacaaatcaaatcaaatcaaatttatttatatagcccttcgtacatcagctgatatctcaaaagtgctgtacagaaacccagcctaaaaccccaaacagcaagcgatgtaggtgtagaagcacggagcCGCCGCCGCCGCCGCTTACTACTGCCCATTGCTACTACTGCGGATTGCTACTACTGCCAAATTGCTACTACTGCCCACGCTACTAGTGCTACCTCTCTATgctacacgcacatacacagatACATAGACGGTACCTCTGAACGGGACCAGTTGTTCGTCCACCGTCAGGTCGGGCCCCGGGTTGTAGAGGGCCGGCAGCCGCTCCTCCCACAGGTCCCATACCTCTCTTATGGCCGCCAGTCTGTCGGTGGCGAGTCTGGCGGGTCTCGACTGGCGGTCGTCGAATCGCAGCAGCCTCGAGTACTTGTGAAACACCTTGAGCGGCATGGTGGCGCGGAACACGGTCCTGCCGCTCTCGGCGTCCCACAGGCTGGCCGCGGCCTCGCCTCGGGACCTGTAGACGCCGGCTAGGATCAGCAGCCCTACGTAGGCGCGCAGGTCGGTGGAGTCCATGGGTCGCCAGCCGTCGCCGTATTTTCTCACCCCCTGCAGATTTGTCATGTCCACAATGATCCTTTCTATCGCCGGTGTGACAAACAGCCGGAAGGCGGACTCGATGTCGAGCGCTCGCGACGCGGCGTAGGCCGTGGGGCCCGGCGTCACGACGGAGCCGGGGCGGCGGATGGCGCGGGGCCCGTCCGGGCCGCGATAGGCCACGGAGGACCATTTGATTTTGCCGTTCTTTGACAGCAACGTCTCCCTTTGGGCTCGGGCGGCTGCCGCCGcgtcctctctgtctcgctctggctctctggctgtgtctcgctctcggGCAGCGGCcgtgtctccctctcgctctccctctcgctcttcctccgAAGAGGAGCACGACCGTGAGGCCgagtcgtcgtcgtcgtcgtcgtccgCATCACGCTCGGGGTTGTATTCCTCACCGTCTTCATCTTCCGAAACGTCCTCCTCTTCGGATTCCATGTAGTCTTCCTCGTCTTCTTGGTCGACACTGGAGGATATCTGTTCCAGGACCTGAGCCGCGCTCAAACAAGGACTGCGAGGCGTCGTAGGCGGAGGGCTCGCGCTCGGCGGGGT
Encoded proteins:
- the LOC118952223 gene encoding piggyBac transposable element-derived protein 4-like, whose translation is MMRRNTTPPSASPPPTTPRSPCLSAAQVLEQISSSVDQEDEEDYMESEEEDVSEDEDGEEYNPERDADDDDDDDSASRSCSSSEEEREGEREGDTAAARERDTAREPERDREDAAAAARAQRETLLSKNGKIKWSSVAYRGPDGPRAIRRPGSVVTPGPTAYAASRALDIESAFRLFVTPAIERIIVDMTNLQGVRKYGDGWRPMDSTDLRAYVGLLILAGVYRSRGEAAASLWDAESGRTVFRATMPLKVFHKYSRLLRFDDRQSRPARLATDRLAAIREVWDLWEERLPALYNPGPDLTVDEQLVPFRGRCPFRQYIPSKPAKYGIKSWVACDAKSSYAWKMQVYTGKAAGGGPEKNQGARVVLDLTEGLPGGHNVTCDNFFTSYELGQRLLERNLTMVGTVRKNKAELPPALLQSKGRQVLSSRFAFTPTATLVSYLAKRNKNVLLLSTLHAEPDVSDRRDRKPALILDYNCNKGGVDNLDKVVGTYSCRRMTARWPLVIFHNILDVSSYNAFVIWREIKPDWMPGKRNKRRVFLEQLGKALVKPLIQRRQRLPRTQAASALVKVLQSATAEARPPAREQAAGPAAAAPPVASKRKRCQLCPPKKDAKTYTACCRCNKYICKGCSHAYCQTCAHWAFSQDGTG